The Musa acuminata AAA Group cultivar baxijiao chromosome BXJ1-8, Cavendish_Baxijiao_AAA, whole genome shotgun sequence genomic sequence AAAGTATGTTGTGATTTGTTTCAGGCATCAAATCTCAGACAGCACATAAGAGCCGTACATGAAAAACTGAGGCCGTTCACCTGTCAGTTCTCGGGATGTGGGAAGAAGTTTCCCTATAAGCACGTGAGGGACAAGCATGAGAAATCTTGTGTTCACGATCATGTTCAGGTAAGTCACTTAAATCTTCCACTTTGATTGGTCAAGGGTTTTAAAGTGCTGAAAAGATGTCTAATGTGGGTTTGCATGACCAATAGGATCACAAATTTCTTAGTACTAATATTCTTTAGGATTTATTTTTCTTGTGTTCTTCCCTAGAAAGAATCTTCATGCTGTAGGGAAAATAAAAACTCGTCTGGATGTGTTCTCAACCGATGCAATgagtttttcttcatttttttttttaattcataggATTCATTTGTGGAACAAAACACTCCTATTTGATCACCTACCTTTAATGTTCATGATTTCTGATATGTTCTTGGACTCTTTACTGCAGGGTGACTTCATCGAAACCGATGAGCGATTGCGTTCTCGGCCAAGGGGTGGACGGAAACGGAAATGCATGTCCGTAGAGATGCTACAGCGCAAGAGGGTGGTTCCTCTGAGTCGAGCTTCTGTCCTTGATGATGGAGTCAACTATTTGAGATGGTTGCTTAATGAACAGTAGTGTGTGGCCTTTTGAGTAGATATGAACAGATACATGATACACGCAGTGGTCTTCCTTGACGTCTCGACCTTTAGATGATGATGACACAATGAACAGATATGTAACTATATGTTGTTGTGATTTGTAATATGACTCGTTGATAATGACACAATGAAATCAAGCATGCCTTGGATGATAGCTCCGTGTTCCTACCGCCACTGTGATTTTGAATTTGAGTTGGAACCAACTGCACATGGCTCGTGTTAATTGTTGCGCATTTTTGTTCTTGTGCCGTTGGTTCTCTGCTTGATGCGAGTGATGTCAACTTCTGGCTTCGGCAGATGCTTTCTCTAATTGATGGGGATTAGATGATGAGTGCACGGGTAAAATGGGCAGAACATTCGGATGCCATATCAGGAGATGAGGAGATTTCCTAATATTGATTTATCcatctaaaaatatatattaaaagagaaaaataagatcATGTGAAGTTGTCGATGTTCTGGACACTGACTTGAAGAAAATTTATAGGGAGGTTTTTGGTTGCCATTCTTTTTCTTGCCACACTCATTTCTTTGATCAATTTCAGGTTGTTCGCTAAGATCAATGTTTAGAATCCATCTCTTGTCTCACAGCATGACGAAGcgatgaaaagaaaaaagaaaaaaaataagacgAAAGAGAACACAGCATGAGGAAGACGAAGCgatgaaaagagaaaagaaaaaaaataagacgAAAGAGAACACAGCATGAGGAAGCAATGGCAACGCAAAATTTATAGGGAGGTTTTTGGTTGCCATTCTTTTTCTTGCCACACTCATTCTTTGATCAATTTCAGGTTGTTCGCTAAGATCAATGTTTAGAATCCACCTCTTATCTTTGCATGGTTTAAAATCTTAATCCGATGTCACCAATGAATGGAtcgatgacaaaaaaaaaatgagaaaagaaaaaaaataagacgAAAGAGAACACAGCATGAGGAAGTGATGGCAACGCGAAAGTAACGTGACGCAACAAGAAAACAATCGAGAAAGTGAGAGAAAGATGacaagaaaagaggagaaaagaaaaagattatgATGAAAAAGAACACGGAGAATGAGGAAGCAGTGGCAACGATATGCAACAAGAAAATAACATGATGCAACAAGAAAgcgaagaaaatagaaaaaaaaaattaaaaaaacacaCAACTGTAACAGCTattacaaataaataataataataacaatactaGTCCGCTGACCATTCGATCAACTTGGTGTAGTACAGTTCATACCGAATCAGATAATGATCAACCAAACCGGGTGAGTCACAATTGTCAGCCGGACCCTTAAATACTGATGGTAGTATAGGCTGTCTTTTAAACATTGTCCATAACAGCAATTCAGGTATCCTCAGTCACAAAACGGAAAATAAAACACACTTCAGATTAACTATTCTAAACTCTAACAAGAATGTTCATGACTCTGAATTTGGTATCACTGCACTGAACCTCAGCAGGCTGTGACCTTTATTATATTTCTCAGCATCTTTACAGATGACATGAAAACATCAAAGAGCTACCAAAGTGGTTCTACAATGGAAACTTAATGCAGGAAACTCAGCGCCGCCTATATATCGACTTCTTATCGCTTTAAATGTCCAAGATGAAATGTGAGGGAGACAACCAAAACAAACTGTGACGATCGTTCTGTCGTTCACCGTTTTGAGAACATTCCTTGAGTCAATGATGAGAAATCATATTCATTGAGCGAGCGACTGTTGGTAGTAGATGGAGAAGAAGTTGCATGAGGATTGTTTACTCCACCACCAGCAGCTAATCCATCAGCAGATGCTGAGGATCCAAGAGCATGCAGCCTTCAAGACAATAATTCCAGTATCAACAGATCACAAGGTTCGCCATCAGATAAAAAGTTATGGAAAATGAAAAAGAATGAACAAATAGTCATGACAAAAAGAGAGTTTTTGCTTTTCATATTAATCTCTAAAACTACACTTTCGTTAATTTCATACAAGTCCCTACATGATTCTTATTTAATAATAGTTATTTATTAAGCATGGTATACTCCTTCCAGATATTTTAAGCGTAAATTTAAGAAACATACAAGAAATATTCCATAAATGGTTTTGACCCAATTATGTTTTTGAAATTATTATAAATGTCCCAAAAAGTATCCTCAATATGTAAAACATTGCTAAGATGTTCCCTAGCCTCATCCTAGTGTTAACATAGATAACaaattaaaaacattaaaaaccctCTCAATACCATTATTTGCAATATACAATTCGCCAATAGTAATACTATTTGTTTCTATTGAAATGTTCTAGTGATTAGTGCATTATTGCATATATGATGAGTCTAAAGTTCGAGTTCATGTTTGAGCATCTCGCATGTtatttaatgtaatgaaaatttctaattaaaaatactttgtatgaatatttttttctatcgACATAGTAACACATGCCCTCTTTATTCATCTTAATTATCCTCCGCAAAAAATTAAGATTCCTTTATAGAAAAAGAGAACACAGAATGTTTGTGCACCAAGACAGCTTCTACCTTATTCTTTTATTTTCAAGGAGAGCCGTAAACCTTTCTAAGCAATATAATAGGAGCTAGagagaaaatgattttttttctcatccAATTATTTCAACCAGATGTCAGTTCAAGAGAATGAATACGACTAGTGCATGCAATGACAAAAGATTTGGACGATTTAAAGTATAAACTCATGCAATATGATGATTTTTGGACTGTAAATGCAAACAATTAAAACTAAACCACCCTATCCCACATCGGGAGAAAACATTGAACGAAGAGGACTAGAACAAGTCAGTACACGAAGTTATGTCCAAGCAAAAATAACTGTTGAACACATGAATTGTCCTAAAGCATTGTTTCTATAAGCCACACATCCAGACAATACAAGACAAGGTGGTAAATGCAGGAAAATCATTTCCCTATGATTATTCAATCATCTTAATGACAAGTCATCAACCCTTCTTTTGCCCCTCTCATTTCATGAAAGAGGAGAGAAATGTTTGCCTAAACCAATAACGAAGGATTCCATCCACAAAAAACAAAGTCAAGCATTAGATCGTATTTGCTGTATTCCATCACCAAAGTTTATTAGTCCGCATACAATCTTGTAGGCCATTGATTTTCTTCACCTTTCAAGGAATTGACCAATGGTCACTTCATGCTCTCCTAGTGTCATTTATCCTGATTGGTTAATGTTATCCTATTATCACAACGAAAGTACTACTTTAGACATGTTTAGGCAACTTTAAGTATTTTCCCGTCCTTGATTGCTACCATCTTTCCATGTAACACTGATCATCCATCTCAATGCCCTCTTTGCTACATGAACTTTTTGATATTTGGTCCCTAGCAGATATGAACAATACACAAGGACCCATGTGACTATCACCGAATAGCTGGGATAAAGGCATCTTGTTATTGAAACTGTGAATGCTCAACTGTTCAACCTCTCTGAGGgttagtttcaatatcattacaaggtTTAGGTTAAAGAATTTTGGCAGGAGGGATGCATACCCAGATGCTGCAACAGGACCATAGCTCCCAGATGGATGAAGGTACGTAACGTTTCCCATCTGCTATTTCACAAAAAAAGAGGAACAAATCAAAATCTGTGTCTTTGGAAAAATCACTTATTGAGCCTGTTAAACTTCATCACCTGGATTGAGTTGTTGGAATACAGGTGTCCAGCTAGTGGCACATTGCCTGGGACCTGATAACCGAAGTTCACCCAACTCTGTGCAATGTTTCCTTTCATTGTGTTTGAATCACTTACACTTCGGTGATGAGTTCTGGGAGAAAATTCTTCAGGTGCATTGTTGGATTTACTAGCAGCCATAAGAAGAGCTTGCTGCTGGGGAAGGTACACTAGCTGTTGTTGAAGTGCAAATGGAGATGCCATATTGGACTGTAAACCATCACATTCCACAAATTAAAGCAATTAAGTacttttaaattaaattttcagatcTAATAATAACCTACAGATGACCAAGTCTGTGAAGGTAAATTCTCACAAAATCTCTTGGCAAATGACATAGAATATAGTAACGAGATAACTATCGAGTGAAAGCTAAGGGAAAGTATAGAGAATAATTCACAAAATTGAATATCACAATAAACAGAAGCATAAAAATTTCCACAAAAAATTCAAAGATATAAGAACTACATGACATTCTGAAAAGGTAGAGTTTGTTGAGAATTTTGATCTAATATTTTGCACAAGCTTTTGTCATAAAAAACAGCAGAAATTACCTTATCAAAGAGGCTCATGATATCATTTTTTACATCTGTCTGGGGCTTTTTTTCAGTCGAAGGCTGCGTCAAAGACGTGGATTCCTTAAACAGTTCCTCAACTCCCAGTGCATTTTCGTTCTTGCTTTCAACAGATTTTGTGGTGCTGTTTGTCTCCAAGGCACTGGTTAGTTCTGCAGCTGGAGATCAAGTATAATGAAGTGATATCACCAATACTGATTAACAGAGGTGTTTAGAGTCAGCTGCAGGACTGGAAGCGACAAAAATACTGAAACAGCAATAAGCAAGTAGCAACTAACAAAGGGATGTTAATTACATGCAAAATTCACGAGCAAATGGGAAAAAAGAAAGACATAGGCTTCTTTTCTATTTTTGCCCAACAGTTAAATATAACTTACACTGAAAATCTGCCCATGAATTATCATTAACAGAAGATGATTCTGTTCCATTTTCACTTGTACCATCCATAGAAAGCATGTTAAACAGATCAACTGTGGGATCAGCTTTTGGTGGTGTCGTTTTCGCATTAACCATAGCAGGAGCTACCTCTGCAGATTCTGGTGAACCTACCAGGGTTCTCCCTGTTTCCACTTTTTGTATGGAGGATACCTGGTAATTCATTAATCCACAACTGTTTGAACAATATATACATAATAAACTTTCTTACTTGCTACCTAAATAAAGCAAACGAACTGATCCTGGAAGGAGGAACACACAGCACAATGTAGTAAATTAAAGAACACAATCAAAACTCAAAGGCATCACAAATTTGTTTCAATTAGTTTATCGAGTTCACCAACAAATCACGTCAAACAGACCATGACTTCCTACATGTAACAAGACATGCAATTCCCAAATGGTGTAAGACAAACCAAATCACAACAGTTATGATTTCCAACATAGTAACTACCTCAGTAGAACTGTACCATCGTCCCCCATCTTCCCCTTAtccaaaaaaaaagggggggggtgggggaatAGGAACATAcacaaaagcaaaagaaaatttaaaaaaccatgaaaaaaagcaaaatatttataaagaatCTCCTTTTCTTCTATATAAACGTACTATATAAGTATATGACTCCATGTGATACCTCTGAACATAGTGACTTTCCCCTCAAATGTACAAGATTACATTGTTCTAATTTGAAAATTGGTAAATTGCCTATCATTTATCATTACAAACTCAACGGCCATACAGCTAGGAGAATTATTGTGAAAACAAAAGCTTACCAATTAATATAAAGGCTATTAACTATGTAACGAGTGATGTTGATTATGTATAccaattttcaaaaataaaacaaGAGTATCCTTTTTTGCTTGCTTCAAACACCATAGCTCCTAGTTTCCACAGAATATTTTCAACTTTTCTATTGGCATTCTGAATCACTGAATTCATAAACAATTTTCTTTATGAAAATTTTGATTGAGAATTCAGGTTTATAATGTAAACAAGAGAATCTCATAAACTCAATTGATTATGCTGAGACAGCAAACGTTAGTTGGTTGTAAAGAAACATTTTCTCTAACAAAATCTTTTACAAAATTGAAGCCTCAACAACAGATCTTCACAAATAATCTGTAACTACAATAGTCATTTCAAGAACTAGAGTTAAGAAAACACCACTCGCTTGAGATTAATGATTACTTTAAAACCAACATATTTATCACCTACCAATGTTTATTAGACATCAACAAAATTATCACTTTGGCAGCAAGGAACTTAACATTAGACCTTGATAATGCATATATGGCTTCCTAACATCAAATACCAAAGCACAGTCCATGTATGAACAATATATTATTCACTTAATAGTTAAAACATTATTGATGCTTCAGACCACCTTCACTACTGAAGACAGTAAATAGAAAGATCAATTCAAGATATCTATGATAAATCTAGATTAAGGAAAGACAAAATTACCGGGCTGGGTAGTTTAGGAACCACAAGATTATCTGTCCTTGTACTTTGTGGTTCATTATCCTGCTTCTCTAAAGATTTCACGTTGTTAGTATCGTCATCCCCACCTGTATCACTGGATTTTTCCTTATACTCAGAAGCCTTTTCTTCTTGAAACTTCGAGGGCGATTTGAACCTTTTATCCAAAGGTACCCATCTTTTTTCTTCATATCTGAAATTTTAGTTCATTGCATAGAA encodes the following:
- the LOC103993593 gene encoding ADP-ribosylation factor GTPase-activating protein AGD5 isoform X2; protein product: MNEKASVSKELNEKHRKILEGLLKLPENKECADCKSKGPRWASVNLGIFICMACSGIHRSLGVHISKVRSATLDTWLPEQVAFIQSMGNEKANSYWEAELPPNYDRVGIENFIRAKYEEKRWVPLDKRFKSPSKFQEEKASEYKEKSSDTGGDDDTNNVKSLEKQDNEPQSTRTDNLVVPKLPSPVSSIQKVETGRTLVGSPESAEVAPAMVNAKTTPPKADPTVDLFNMLSMDGTSENGTESSSVNDNSWADFQSAELTSALETNSTTKSVESKNENALGVEELFKESTSLTQPSTEKKPQTDVKNDIMSLFDKSNMASPFALQQQLVYLPQQQALLMAASKSNNAPEEFSPRTHHRSVSDSNTMKGNIAQSWVNFGYQVPGNVPLAGHLYSNNSIQMGNVTYLHPSGSYGPVAASGLHALGSSASADGLAAGGGVNNPHATSSPSTTNSRSLNEYDFSSLTQGMFSKR
- the LOC103993593 gene encoding ADP-ribosylation factor GTPase-activating protein AGD5 isoform X1, translating into MNEKASVSKELNEKHRKILEGLLKLPENKECADCKSKGPRWASVNLGIFICMACSGIHRSLGVHISKVRSATLDTWLPEQVAFIQSMGNEKANSYWEAELPPNYDRVGIENFIRAKYEEKRWVPLDKRFKSPSKFQEEKASEYKEKSSDTGGDDDTNNVKSLEKQDNEPQSTRTDNLVVPKLPSPVSSIQKVETGRTLVGSPESAEVAPAMVNAKTTPPKADPTVDLFNMLSMDGTSENGTESSSVNDNSWADFQSAELTSALETNSTTKSVESKNENALGVEELFKESTSLTQPSTEKKPQTDVKNDIMSLFDKSNMASPFALQQQLVYLPQQQALLMAASKSNNAPEEFSPRTHHRSVSDSNTMKGNIAQSWVNFGYQVPGNVPLAGHLYSNNSIQQMGNVTYLHPSGSYGPVAASGLHALGSSASADGLAAGGGVNNPHATSSPSTTNSRSLNEYDFSSLTQGMFSKR